The DNA sequence TTTCTACAATGTAGCAATTCTTAGCTCTAGTTCAATCAGAAAATGCTGAAGATTAGTAGAGAGGTATAATGCAAGCCAAATCAAGACTTTTCAACAATCCGTGATAAGAATAACATACATACTAACATTAGAAGATCAACTGCAAAAAAGTGTGTCAATGGCACAGGAAGTCCAGTAAAAGAGTAGTTTCTGCAAAGTGAACTTGGAGAGTATACGAAACTGCCCATTGGGATTTTCTTTAAGTATACCACCCTCATAAAGGCATACTAAAAGGCTACTTTTAAGTTTGCAGGGAGTGTTGAATGCCCACTGATGCATTTGCATTAGATATTAATCCCGTAAGGAGGCCTATGCACAAACTTGGGAGGCCCATTAAGTGTTGGTGGCAGTCTAATGGGCTAAAAATTGATCTTTGAGGAGTTATAATATAGGTTGGgccttttattattttgggcTTGATTGCAAAGGACCTAATTTATAAGCTCATAAACATTGGGTTAGAAGTTAAGTTGAGTGTTTGAATTAGATTTGAATACTTAATAACTAAGTAGAGTTCTGTTTTGAgcttatttactttattgagtgtgtgagtgtgattaggagtccttttatGAGTCAATTTAGCAGTTTTAGAAGGTCATTATATATGTAATACACCCCCCCCCATCAATTAGAGATGATTTGAGTAacgagtgttttttttttttaagttgtggTGCTTTTGAGCAATTCATACGGGATTGGTATCTCATAcctaatttcttctcttctcttatcttctgTTCTTCCCCCCTAGCAAATTGACCTCATCTCTTTTCCCTCCTTTCTATCAATCTGACTTCTTCCCTTGAAAACACAGTTGGTTCCTTTATTGCAAATTTGATCATTGGGCATGCTTGCACCTAAAAATCcatgatttggatttttatatTGCATTAATTGGTTTCAGAGCCGAACCTGCCCATCGATACAATTGTTTTTTACAACCAAAGTTCATTTTCCCAACAGAAAAAACTGCTATTTTATTCATAGATGAATGGCAATGTGAAAATTTCGTCTCACAGTCTGTGATAGATATTCATCAAAGACCAATGAGATCATAATTAAATCCAAGGATGATATCTTCATCGAATTCTCAATTTTCCAATATTGTGATGGTGCTTATTGTGAGATATTTGATTCTTACAAACACATCATTAAAGTGGGTCAAGAGTGGTCGGAAGCGCGAAGGGGCAGTGTTGTCCACAACAAAATTTTGTGCTCCTTACAACCTTCTCACATGAGCTAGGCATTTGTTCTTTAAGGATTGAATAATGAAGTATCCTCAGAGCTAAAGGAGGTGGCACCAACCATGTAGCCACAGGAAGAGCCGAAAGAGTCAACACCAAGACAAAGATCACTCTGATGTGAGACAACAAGTAATGGTAAAGGGGGACGATATGATTAATATGGGTAAAGCAACAATAGACTCTACTGCAGCAATGGATGTTCTACATATTGAGTTTGTTATTCCTCATATATCACCATCAAAGACTCATCTTCCAAGCTTGATTCGTGATACTGGTGCGGCACATGAGACATTCTCCAAAGCTATTCTATTTCTGCCCTTTCACAAAACTCAAGGGTGAGTTTTTCTAAACACCGGAGGaatcgaaacagcctctcgacattctaaACTCCAGTAGTataaaatacattttaaattaatagCAGTCTTTTATCAAGTGATGCTATTTTATAGTGGGGCTTTTTGGTTTAGgaaatattttaattaaaatagaTAGTGTTAGAAGCTGACATGGGGATTCTTATGGGGCCCTCTTAGCTGTCATGGATTAGTTTTTTCTAGTCTTCCACGCAGCTATTATTTCAATTTGGGAGGTGGTGTTGGTAGGTTTCTAAGTGTTCTAGACTTCTAGTTCAGTTGGCCTTCTTACTTTTAAGTTTATTAGAAGGCTGTAAACATCAATAGATTTGAGACAAgaataaagaatttttttagtAACAACTACTAGAGTGCTCCCTCCTTATCTGATCCCTCTCCTCCCCCCCACCTTCTTTGGCTACCTCTTTCGCTCTCCTCGACAGCcacattttcttctctttcttccctccTACATCTtctcctatcatctctctctctctcaatggcctttctttttcttgttacttcttatcttcttagctttctttttccctcaacAACTTCTCCTACCATCTCTCTTCTTTGATTTTCATCATAAACTGGGCCTGTGCTGCTCCCGTTCAAACCCTTGATTCCTAATTTGGGACTTTGGGTTGGGTGGCTTCATCATTATGACCAAAGCATTGACACAATGTTAGTCTTCGAGGGTTTTGTGTTTCATTGAATTCCAATTTAACCAGTAGTTTTTGGTAGTAACAATATTTTAAGCTTAGCAACAGACATCACCAATAAAGTAATAACCATAAAGAATACAATGTGAATTAATGCAAGGTTTTGAATAAAGAATGTTGGTTTGCTTGAAGAACTTGGCTGTTTTCCTCATAAAATTGAACATATGTGTTGCAAGAGCAGATAAAATTCTAGTATTCTTCAAGATAAAGTTGGTGAAAAACCAAGAAACTCTTCTTGTTCTCTGTTGATGAGAAAACCTGAAAGAATGAAACACTCAAGTTCCATTGCCACTGGTTACCATTACTACAAGGTCTGGATACAACTTAACTCCCCCGACAGAGATCTATCCCAACTATTGGTCTGCCACAAGAATCCTACCCCAGAACTCCATTATAACTACAGTTTTATATTCGAATTTCCAAATGGTtcacaacaaaaacaaattaaatCTACAGCATTAACATATTGACTGTTTCTCCTTCTTCAAAACATTTCACAGAATCTTAAGAGTTAAATCcttggaacccaaccctaatccTAACTTTCTACTAGCCTACTTCCATTATCCACAGAACCAAATACCTTCCAAAATTTATCTTCATCAAGTCTATTGTCAGAAATTTGTAAGATAAAAAATGGGCTGAGTGGCAGCCTTTCTTTTTTTGCAGggggatggggggggggggggggggaatgtgTGTGGCTGCTAAGATGTGACTAAAAGTTTGACATGTTAAGACAAATAGAAACCACCTTTCCCAGCCTTTGCTTCACTAATTTTTTTACTAAACCCTTAACAGACTCTTGCAAGAAGAAACAGAGATAAAAGTAGAATATTTATCTAGAATATACAAGCTAGCTTTCAAGGAATTACCTTCCCTACTGAAATATGAATCTTGATCATCCAGACCCAAGTCCATATCAAGTATCTGCAAGTAAACAGCCAGTAATATGTAGAAAAAAGCTGCTAAGAAGTGAGGAATGGATCAAAGAATCAAATCACAAGTGGTAAGATATCTTATTGTTTACCATTGCTTCGACATCAGAAAAATAAGGTACATCACCATCACTTCCAGAAAGTTGCTCTTCATGATCTGAAGTTGGAGGGTTTAATTCAGGTTCTGGGAAGGCCATTTCTGTGGAACCTGGGACTGCATGTGATGGCAAATTTTTATTAATTGTGGCTGTCACATCTGCTTCCTGATTACAATAACCAAGAATGTTTTGTGGACAACTTTCTACATGATCAGAACCATGACCTGTCTTTTCCAATAAAGGATCAACAGAACTAgtaaaatcatgttttttccCCATTTCACCTTTTACAGCTGAGTCCTTCAGTGATCCATCTAGAACAAAGTTCGGAGTTACCCCACTGGCAGCAATTGTGTGATCGGATACCACATCAGGGGAGTCAATCTCACGCAACTCAGATTTGACCCTACAACCATCAAGAGCGTGGTTTGGACCCATTTCTGCTAGTGCTTGTGATCTTATCATCCTGGGAGCCAAAAGTCTCTGTGCAGGggcctcttcttctcccttcacCAAGTTGGATCCTTGTTCACTAACCTTTTGAGCATCATGAACGTCCAGGGGAAATGAGGCTTCTGTGCTACGAGACTCCCCAGAACCATGTTGTGTTATGGGGGATGTGAATGATGCAAGTGTTTCAGTGGATGGAAATATGTGATCATTGTCTGGGATTTCAGGGTCCTCTGCGTTCAAAATGCAGCAAATAACCCCATTAATACGTTCAGGGGAATGAGGATTTGTTGCTGATGTAGACATCCCCAAGATATTGCTCTCTCCATCACAATCCCCATCCTCCTGACCAAAAAGTGATTGGTAACTAATTTCATCGTATTCTTCAGTACATGGATCATTAGCTACCACCAAGCATGCATCTTGTGCTTCTGATGCTATAGACTCATCAGGAGCACcaggaatttcatcttgatgaGCTTCACTTGGAGCTACCACCAAGCATGCATCTTGTGGTTCTGATATTTTAGACTCAGAAGGAGCAACAGGAATATCATCTTGATGAGCTTCACTTGGAGAACTTAACAAAATCGAGTTGAGACCATGAAGACAAGATCTACCCATCATGTCATTCACATCTCCATCTACATCTACATCTACATCTACATCCATGAAGAGAAGCTCATCATCATCTGAAAAGTTCAAAAGAGAACTGGAAAGATCCATGAAATCACCCTCTGGCATAGCAGTGGAATTGGCTAATCCATCAGCAGATATTCCTTCTTTTAACTTGGATTCTGAGTGGACAATTTTACAACTGGATGAACCTATTTTCTCagcaccaccatcaccaccgcATGCTAATGCATCTCCTAGGACTTGACCATTGTCTCCAAGGTTTGTCTCGATTTGCATTGCTGATGTAGAAATGCCATCAATTGGTCCCCAGGAGGGCATCCCCGCTAGTGGAGATGAATATCCTAACTGGTGAAATGCAGCACCACAGTCTGAAACTGGGGAATTGAAGCCTTGACTTCCTCCAAATCCAGAGCAAACATTCCCAGGGTTGGTATTAATCGAATCAAAGGAAGACAATGGTTTTGCCTCTAGATCATCTGTCTCAAATAGGTCGCTCACAGGCACTCCACATTGGGGCCTCATTTCTTGAGCACCAGCACAATTCCCAAAGACAGGCAAGTTCTGTTGAAGAGGAAGATCTTTATGTACATCATCATGCTCAAATGAATGCTCACTGCCAGTTTGCCTTGCTTCTCTGGCTGACACAGGGGAAACATTGTCTGTAAATCCATATAAGCAATCCCTACCAATCATTCCATGTGGAAGACCATCTTCAAATGAGTCTAGGTGTCCAGTATGAAATTCATGGACTGGACCATCAATGCCACCAACAGTTGTATCATCCCCCACAATTTCTGGAAAAGCATGACGCACAATATCCAACTCTGATTCCTGCAGTCCAAAATGATTTGAGATAGGATCTCCAAAAATGCAATTTTGACTTTCAGGCTCACTATGATGTGTTAAATGCTCTTGCAACCCACCTTCATTACCGGTGCAGTTAAAACCACCAGGTGCAACCAGAAAACTTAGATCAAAAGAGTTAAGAGGTTCCCTACAAATTCTCTTCCGCATGGCATAGTAATGGCTACGAACACTTCCAATATTTCTCTTCCCCGAAGCACATCCATTACCTTTAGAATTGCCAGGTCTGTTAGGTTTAGATGAAAGATTGGAAGCGGAACATTCAATCTCAACCATGCGATCAGAAGCTTCTACTGAAACATCTGGATCATAGAGAAGAGAGTGCCACCTATCCTGCAGTTCTCGAATAGTGAATCTACGAGAGAATCTCACTGCACCTTTAGCAAGTGATTCTAACGAAGCACCAGCCTGCAtacagaagaaaatgaaatgcaTCAACAGAAGCAAGAAACTCACTAACAAAATTCACAAACTACAGCAAGCAGGATTATCAAAACCCATAGCACAAACAGAAATGCCTAATGTGAGAAAACAACAGTAACTATGTCGTGAATTTCAAGGCATTTCTTAAGTACCTTCCAAGAGGCAAGACTATAGGAAGCACTGGTATGAAGGAAAAGAGGTTGCATCATAACCCAAACAGGTTAAGGTGAAATACATTGAAGACCAAATATTCAAGCAATGAAGTGTGAGGAGGAATCCAAATTAGAGAAACGTATAATTTAATCACGCAACCATTTTCTGCTCTGTTAAAACTTTAAAATGTATGATTGATACTCACATTGAATTAACAGAATAGCAATAATATCCAGGTCACAGTCACAAACAAGAATGATGGGATGAAGTATATATAGAAGGTGGAAGACTGCAAGGGGAATACTCTTTTGCATTGTGAACGCATCTCCGTTTGAGGCAGCCTGGCCACACGTCAAATAAACCAAATGAAATGTCCAGTTCCATGGTTGACTGCTAAGATTTCTTGTCCATCCCTGTGCTCCAATACATTGCCAACTTCTTTTGATGTATGTCATGATATAAGATTAGATTCATGCTATTCTGGCCATTGCTCAAAATTCTGTTTCCATAAGACTAGGGGATCACCAGCTTTAATGATTGTGGCAGACGTAGTAGGTGTATGGACCTCATTTTGGCCCTCCATGTTAGCATTCAAGCAGACTCATTGGTAAGGGATGCTGTCTGTCCACCTTGGTGCCCTGCTCAATTGCTGTAGAAAACCTAGGTTATCCACACCAGCCTTCTAGAAGAATAATTGACATCACCTACAAGTCAAGGGTAGCAACTTCCAAGGCGCAAAGGCAGTACCTCTGAAAATGTACCATTAGACTCTACCTTAACGCCAACAActtaacaacaactgcctaacACAGCTGTTAAGTTGTGGTGCGCAAAaagcccatgctcaccaggaggtcttgagttcgagCCTCCTGGTTGTTATCTACATCCCCTCtctacctatccaaaaaaaaaagccaacaACTGCGAGCGCATTTGGTTAGAAACTATTTGTCAAAGCAGCCTTCCGTCTGGCACATCTAGAGTTggagccccccccccccccccccccccccccccccttttctttaccCTCGCCACCCTTCCTTGAGTTGGGACGCCTCCCGGCATCCTTTGGGCTGTCATCCTAGTTGGCCCAAGGGCCCTTAATAggaattcccccccccccccttttctttaccCTCGCCACCCTTCCTTGAGTTGGGACGCCTCCCGGCATCCTTTGGGCTGTCATCCTAGTTGGCCCAAGGGCCCTTAATAGGAATtgttcagaaaaagaaaagactcCAACTTAATTCTGAAACTGAAATGACTCAACATTCAGGCCCAAGTTCTAATAGAATGAATCCCACCAATCACTAGGCACGGGAGGCTTCAATAATCCAAATATACCTCTTCATAGAGGTACCATCTTACAAGTGTTTCAAACTTATTACGCTTCAACAATCCAAATATACCTCTTCATGGAGGTACCATCTTACAAGTGTTTTAAACTCATTACTGAGACAACAATGACAACTATGCAAAGAAAATAACAGCTGAATAGTATATATTAAGAGGAAACCAATAAATTGAATAATAGAACATAAACAAAAAACTCAGCATACATTACCAATCCCTACACTTAGCTACCCTAGATTATTCCAAACATAGAACAGAAAGTTTTGACCGCGCTTTACAGTTCTCAGCCACAACACGGACGAGTAGTGACAATGCCATAGTATAACACTATAACTAACGAAAAGGGACAGAACCCTGAACTCAAAATTCATCGTAGTTTCTTTAGACTAAAACTCTTTCTATTAGAACACTGAAAATTTATCAAGATACAAAAAAGATGATTGTAAAGTTACCTCCACTGCACCCTTTAACAGAAGATCGTCTTCGGGGATCCAGGGAGAGATGGGAGCAAGTGCTCCCATGTCCAAAACCtaggaaatctctctctctctctgtgtcccAGAGAAACCAGAACAAGACTTCCGAAGTAAAGGCGGCGCCAAAAGCCTAAAACCTAGCGGAGTATTGGACTCCGGTTTGGGTATTCGGCGCTAACTGCCGAGAGTTCAGACTTCAGACTTTGAGAAATGTGTAACAACCCAACTAAGAAAGAGTAGAGGCGTGCGGCAATGTGCTTTCTCGTTTCCCATCAAGGGGCCCACGCAAAATCTTCGTCCGGGATTACCTTACAGGTACAAACGGTCTTTCGACCAATAGACCTTTCTATTTgccacgagttttgtagaaaCGAAATCAGATACATTTTTGGAATTTAGGATGTCACTCGGTCGGCTGGGTCGGTTCGCTTTACAAACTTGCATCCTGACCGACTCATTTAAATAATCGGTTCTCATATGCTAAGCACGGTCTTATTTATAAACTGTCGGTCGCGTATCAATCTTTAATCAGattaaacgggccttaatcgaacttcaaagagactatgaCATATTTATCTCTAATGGGCTCTACACCAGCTATAATTGAgctctttcatttcttttatttttttatttgggggaGTGGGGTAAAGAAACTATAAATGGACCCTAAACATGTGGGCCAAGTTGGACTATTAATTCATCGGTCCCAGTGGAGTGCCCATCGGGTAACACCCTTGCATAAGAATCACCTATTAtagacacatttattaatcgaaCGATTTAGGATTTAAACAATCAGACTCAATTGGGCCTATCAATCAATCCATATCtataattgacacccctagttggatAGACCTAATTAAGAATAGCGGATGGagattaaaaaattaagtagaaAGTTTTACTTCCCCGTCTAGGGTCATAAATGTTCTTACAATAGGAAGTCGACGATACCTATTGATTGTTCTAAGATACCCTCTTTTACACCCTCTGAACCTCGCAATTAAGAAATCAATCATAAGTGAAAGAAAACGATCTCAAAAAATGAGTTCAACCTAAAGAAAAGTTTTGGGGTGAGTCTCACATGCTATAAAGGTGAAGGCACTCAGGGCACTTACAAAGAGTAAGCATTTCAATAGGGTGAAGGGAAGCATTTCAAAGCAAGGAATCGGCCATAATTGGTCTCAAGAACCCTAGAATTGACCCTTAGATCTTAGAAACCCAAgtattttagggtttcttggcATGAATCGGCCTTATCAAATCAGTTGGAATAGTGATATGTTAGGTTGATCACATATCGAATCGGTTGGAATTCGTGATAAGTTAGGTTTATCCAAATTGAATCAGTTGTTTCACTTATCTGATTCCATACTTTTTAAACCATTGGTGAGAGAAAGGAATTAACAACGCAATAGAACTACgattagcaaaagaaaaacaaaaaaaaagatcacATATAGAACAGAAAAATTATGTTGTTTCAACCAAAATGAGCTACATGCACGATCGAACAATAATCAGAGCTTCCACTATTCCGACAAAGAAATTGTAAAACCCTAACTCTCACATCATCTTGCGAGATTagccctatatatatatatagtattttaatgCATTACAATATAGAGAATTTCTAATCactgaaaatataaaaattaccTCTAATATAAACAGTCACCGTAGCAGGAAAAAATCAATAGAAACTGGACCGAGCTTCAGTGAACCTCCCTAACTTTCCCACCTTCATGGCTTCACCATAGGACCGCTCCCCATGATCGTGCTTCAATCAAGGTTTCGGTAACGAGCTGGTCAAagagaaactaacaactaaagTGTTTCTAAGACATCCGAGGACTACACATTCCCCACATCCAAGCACTGTGACCCCTGAATGACTGCAACTCAAGCAAGGTGTAGATCCTGTAATCCATGAATGACTCCCTCCTGAAGATCGGGTTGGATTGGTTGCAGTTGGAAAGCGAATGAATGAGAGCCTCCGTCAGCCTCTCCAAGCTCAAATTCATGGTGGCCTTCATGGTCCACTAAGCCAAAATCAAGATCCTCATCTCTCCGTTCCTTGATCAATCAAAACAATAAATCCATATAAATTTCAGGGCCCAAGCAAGTTgggcaaagagagagagaatttcttaGTGCTTACAAATTGGCTTAAAAGAATCCTGTGTACTCCCTCCGAGTTCCTTAGCTGCAAACCCAGAGAGAACAATCTTCCATTACTTatctggaaacaaaaaaaatggaggcACAAGAAAACCAAAAGAGCAAATTAACTTAACCTTTTTCCTGTGAATGTCTGTCTGAGTCTGGATCCTGCGACACTGTTGAAGGGATAAAGATCGATCTTGTAAGTTTACAGAACCCAAGAAAGAAGGCCAAAACTAAATTCTTTACGGTCATACCTTTTGATCACGAACAATTTTTAATGATTTGTCCATGTTTTGCTCAAGATCACGCAGTTCCTGGAAGCTCAGACCATCCAGATCATCTTCACCTATCCTCTGCCTGTCAAAATGCCGTAACAAAGCTTCATCGATACAGAAATTTGCAGCAAAGTAACAAAGTCCTTAGAAGCAGCAAGAGGTCCTCTTGTCTGTTATCACCTGATTTCTCCGCGGAGATTATTGTTGATCTCCTTCAGCTTGTTCAAGCTTTCTTGCATTTTCTGCATATCAATCGATCAACAAATAAGCATGTGAGTAGACGTAAATTTCTTACAGAAATTGGGAAAGAAAGAGACTATTTTATCTTAACCTCGTAATGCGACTGCCAGAGATTGATCCCTGTAGTCTCCTGATACCGATCAAAAATCTTCTTCGTTCTGAAtagagggaagagaaaaggataagaaatcatcaaaaaatggggaaattacGAGTGCAAGGCGACCTGGTCaattaatttcagatttttaactttgagatgaagatgaagaggaaaGGAAAGGGTAGAAATCAGTGTATGACCATACGTTGTGGAGGGACTGACGAATTCATGGAATTTTCCGGTTCTGGAGAGCATGATGAGAGAAACTTGAGCATCACAGAGCACATCGAGCTCCCAAGCTTTCTTGATGATACCGTTTCGTCGCTTCGAATCAGTGACCTGCCAGTTACTATCATTCTCTATcctcttgatctccaacttTCCTCCACCCATCTCTGCTCGTTCTCTCTGcaacaacttcttcttcttcttcttcgttttcttcCACAACCTTGATTATCAAAGACGCTAAAAAGCAATTGAGATCGAGGAGTAATCTCCTGTAATAAATGAAGGAAGTGAAGAGAGCTAagggagaaacaaaagaaaaggaaggaaagagaggtGCAGAAGGCATTCCACACTGGGGTTAGATACCAGAAGCTTTAGATTCCAGAAATCGAAGGTTTCCAAGTTGGTGAAAGAgttcaaaatctctctctctcctcagtCCTCTTATCTCGC is a window from the Macadamia integrifolia cultivar HAES 741 chromosome 5, SCU_Mint_v3, whole genome shotgun sequence genome containing:
- the LOC122078334 gene encoding uncharacterized protein LOC122078334 isoform X3, producing MGALAPISPWIPEDDLLLKGAVEAGASLESLAKGAVRFSRRFTIRELQDRWHSLLYDPDVSVEASDRMVEIECSASNLSSKPNRPGNSKGNGCASGKRNIGSVRSHYYAMRKRICREPLNSFDLSFLVAPGGFNCTGNEGGLQEHLTHHSEPESQNCIFGDPISNHFGLQESELDIVRHAFPEIVGDDTTVGGIDGPVHEFHTGHLDSFEDGLPHGMIGRDCLYGFTDNVSPVSAREARQTGSEHSFEHDDVHKDLPLQQNLPVFGNCAGAQEMRPQCGVPVSDLFETDDLEAKPLSSFDSINTNPGNVCSGFGGSQGFNSPVSDCGAAFHQLGYSSPLAGMPSWGPIDGISTSAMQIETNLGDNGQVLGDALACGGDGGAEKIGSSSCKIVHSESKLKEGISADGLANSTAMPEGDFMDLSSSLLNFSDDDELLFMDVDVDVDVDGDVNDMMGRSCLHGLNSILLSSPSEAHQDDIPVAPSESKISEPQDACLVVAPSEAHQDEIPGAPDESIASEAQDACLVVANDPCTEEYDEISYQSLFGQEDGDCDGESNILGMSTSATNPHSPERINGVICCILNAEDPEIPDNDHIFPSTETLASFTSPITQHGSGESRSTEASFPLDVHDAQKVSEQGSNLVKGEEEAPAQRLLAPRMIRSQALAEMGPNHALDGCRVKSELREIDSPDVVSDHTIAASGVTPNFVLDGSLKDSAVKGEMGKKHDFTSSVDPLLEKTGHGSDHVESCPQNILGYCNQEADVTATINKNLPSHAVPGSTEMAFPEPELNPPTSDHEEQLSGSDGDVPYFSDVEAMILDMDLGLDDQDSYFSREVLSVLVQCTVW
- the LOC122078334 gene encoding uncharacterized protein LOC122078334 isoform X1 → MGALAPISPWIPEDDLLLKGAVEAGASLESLAKGAVRFSRRFTIRELQDRWHSLLYDPDVSVEASDRMVEIECSASNLSSKPNRPGNSKGNGCASGKRNIGSVRSHYYAMRKRICREPLNSFDLSFLVAPGGFNCTGNEGGLQEHLTHHSEPESQNCIFGDPISNHFGLQESELDIVRHAFPEIVGDDTTVGGIDGPVHEFHTGHLDSFEDGLPHGMIGRDCLYGFTDNVSPVSAREARQTGSEHSFEHDDVHKDLPLQQNLPVFGNCAGAQEMRPQCGVPVSDLFETDDLEAKPLSSFDSINTNPGNVCSGFGGSQGFNSPVSDCGAAFHQLGYSSPLAGMPSWGPIDGISTSAMQIETNLGDNGQVLGDALACGGDGGAEKIGSSSCKIVHSESKLKEGISADGLANSTAMPEGDFMDLSSSLLNFSDDDELLFMDVDVDVDVDGDVNDMMGRSCLHGLNSILLSSPSEAHQDDIPVAPSESKISEPQDACLVVAPSEAHQDEIPGAPDESIASEAQDACLVVANDPCTEEYDEISYQSLFGQEDGDCDGESNILGMSTSATNPHSPERINGVICCILNAEDPEIPDNDHIFPSTETLASFTSPITQHGSGESRSTEASFPLDVHDAQKVSEQGSNLVKGEEEAPAQRLLAPRMIRSQALAEMGPNHALDGCRVKSELREIDSPDVVSDHTIAASGVTPNFVLDGSLKDSAVKGEMGKKHDFTSSVDPLLEKTGHGSDHVESCPQNILGYCNQEADVTATINKNLPSHAVPGSTEMAFPEPELNPPTSDHEEQLSGSDGDVPYFSDVEAMILDMDLGLDDQDSYFSREALRYQNKDTKRAILRLEQVVQSYMQRAMASHGAFAIFYGRHLKHYIKKSEVILGRATSDVNVDIDLGREGRANKISRRQAMIKMDEDGSFYLKNLGKCPIFVNSKEVAIGQRLSLNSCCLIEIRGMRFMFEKF
- the LOC122078334 gene encoding uncharacterized protein LOC122078334 isoform X2, which codes for MVEIECSASNLSSKPNRPGNSKGNGCASGKRNIGSVRSHYYAMRKRICREPLNSFDLSFLVAPGGFNCTGNEGGLQEHLTHHSEPESQNCIFGDPISNHFGLQESELDIVRHAFPEIVGDDTTVGGIDGPVHEFHTGHLDSFEDGLPHGMIGRDCLYGFTDNVSPVSAREARQTGSEHSFEHDDVHKDLPLQQNLPVFGNCAGAQEMRPQCGVPVSDLFETDDLEAKPLSSFDSINTNPGNVCSGFGGSQGFNSPVSDCGAAFHQLGYSSPLAGMPSWGPIDGISTSAMQIETNLGDNGQVLGDALACGGDGGAEKIGSSSCKIVHSESKLKEGISADGLANSTAMPEGDFMDLSSSLLNFSDDDELLFMDVDVDVDVDGDVNDMMGRSCLHGLNSILLSSPSEAHQDDIPVAPSESKISEPQDACLVVAPSEAHQDEIPGAPDESIASEAQDACLVVANDPCTEEYDEISYQSLFGQEDGDCDGESNILGMSTSATNPHSPERINGVICCILNAEDPEIPDNDHIFPSTETLASFTSPITQHGSGESRSTEASFPLDVHDAQKVSEQGSNLVKGEEEAPAQRLLAPRMIRSQALAEMGPNHALDGCRVKSELREIDSPDVVSDHTIAASGVTPNFVLDGSLKDSAVKGEMGKKHDFTSSVDPLLEKTGHGSDHVESCPQNILGYCNQEADVTATINKNLPSHAVPGSTEMAFPEPELNPPTSDHEEQLSGSDGDVPYFSDVEAMILDMDLGLDDQDSYFSREALRYQNKDTKRAILRLEQVVQSYMQRAMASHGAFAIFYGRHLKHYIKKSEVILGRATSDVNVDIDLGREGRANKISRRQAMIKMDEDGSFYLKNLGKCPIFVNSKEVAIGQRLSLNSCCLIEIRGMRFMFEKF
- the LOC122078334 gene encoding uncharacterized protein LOC122078334 isoform X4 → MKESELDIVRHAFPEIVGDDTTVGGIDGPVHEFHTGHLDSFEDGLPHGMIGRDCLYGFTDNVSPVSAREARQTGSEHSFEHDDVHKDLPLQQNLPVFGNCAGAQEMRPQCGVPVSDLFETDDLEAKPLSSFDSINTNPGNVCSGFGGSQGFNSPVSDCGAAFHQLGYSSPLAGMPSWGPIDGISTSAMQIETNLGDNGQVLGDALACGGDGGAEKIGSSSCKIVHSESKLKEGISADGLANSTAMPEGDFMDLSSSLLNFSDDDELLFMDVDVDVDVDGDVNDMMGRSCLHGLNSILLSSPSEAHQDDIPVAPSESKISEPQDACLVVAPSEAHQDEIPGAPDESIASEAQDACLVVANDPCTEEYDEISYQSLFGQEDGDCDGESNILGMSTSATNPHSPERINGVICCILNAEDPEIPDNDHIFPSTETLASFTSPITQHGSGESRSTEASFPLDVHDAQKVSEQGSNLVKGEEEAPAQRLLAPRMIRSQALAEMGPNHALDGCRVKSELREIDSPDVVSDHTIAASGVTPNFVLDGSLKDSAVKGEMGKKHDFTSSVDPLLEKTGHGSDHVESCPQNILGYCNQEADVTATINKNLPSHAVPGSTEMAFPEPELNPPTSDHEEQLSGSDGDVPYFSDVEAMILDMDLGLDDQDSYFSREALRYQNKDTKRAILRLEQVVQSYMQRAMASHGAFAIFYGRHLKHYIKKSEVILGRATSDVNVDIDLGREGRANKISRRQAMIKMDEDGSFYLKNLGKCPIFVNSKEVAIGQRLSLNSCCLIEIRGMRFMFEKF
- the LOC122079952 gene encoding agamous-like MADS-box protein AP3 produces the protein MGGGKLEIKRIENDSNWQVTDSKRRNGIIKKAWELDVLCDAQVSLIMLSRTGKFHEFVSPSTTTKKIFDRYQETTGINLWQSHYEKMQESLNKLKEINNNLRGEIRQRIGEDDLDGLSFQELRDLEQNMDKSLKIVRDQKCRRIQTQTDIHRKKLRNSEGVHRILLSQFERRDEDLDFGLVDHEGHHEFELGEADGGSHSFAFQLQPIQPDLQEGVIHGLQDLHLA